The following DNA comes from Acidimicrobiia bacterium.
AAGAGAACGAGCAGACCTGCGCCGACTCTGAACAGACGGAGACCACGGCCGATAGGACGGGCATGGCGCTTGATGCTAATTGGCCTTTTTGCTCCTGCGGTTGGAGCGCAAGACGACCCCGCCGATGAGGATCAGGCCAAGGGCGGCCAGTGCGGCGGGGAGTACATCGAAGCCGGTGTTGACCAGTTCTGGTGCAAGCTGCACGGTGAGGGCCAGCACCAGGGCACCGCAGGTGGCAGTGACGCGGTAGTCGCCCTCTGCCGCATAGGTGTGGGTGACCGGGTTACCGGTGCCGGTTGAATTGTCACCAAATACCCAGGCGCAAGCGCTTCCGGCCCCCGCGGCTGTGAAAGTGACGGTCAAACCGGCGACGGCGACCTCGATCTGTGGACTTATGGTCGTCTCGGTGACGGTGCCACCTGAATAGGGCTCGGTGGTCGTGGATTGGGCCGAGGCTGTCAATGGGATGACAACCAGAGCGAGCACCAGGACGGCGGACGGTACTGCTTTTCTCAATACCCCTCCTCGTAACTGGTATGCAGCCTACGCATTGGGTCCGTCCGATGCAACAAAGACCGCCACGGCTACGTTGTCACCGGCGCCACCGGCGAACGCCAGTTCCACCGCTTGTCGGGCCACCACGCCGGGTGGGTCGGATTTCGAAAGGGCACGGGCGAGAACCTGCGGCGAAACGAGAAAGTCGGTGAGCCCGTCCGTGGTCGCAAGAAGCATGTCACCCGGCCGAAGCATGAACTGAGTGATCTGGACGTCGGTCGGGTCGGTGGAGGCGTCGAGAAACGGTGAACGACGGTTGACAGCTCGCAGCTTCCGATCTCGAATGACCATGACCATACTGTCGCCGAAACTGGCGACGGTCACCCGGTCAGCGGTGACCATCGCCACCACCAGGGTGGTTGCGCTGGAGGCTCGCTCAGCGTCTACGTTCACAGCCGCCTCGACGATGGCCGCGTGGGCGGCGGTGATGGCGAGGGCGATCGCCGCCTCAGGCTCGGTCCCGGCAAGGGTTGCGGTGGCAGAGGTTTGAACAGCAGTCATGGCGGCGCGGGCAGCGTCGAACCCGTTGTGTCCGTCGGCAACGGCGAGCAACCAGGACGTTCCGTCGGTCGCGACGAGCACGGCGTCCTCGTTGGGGTCGAGGTAGGGGTATCCCTTGCGGAATTTGCCACGAGAAATGGCGATCGCACCAGAGGGACGCATATCGGTAACCGTGATCTCACCGAGTTCGGTGTGATCGCTTCCCCACAGAGCGGCTATCCGCGTACTCATCAGCGGGATCCTAGCCGGGAGGCCCCCTCGTCCCCGTCGGACCTGAACCGGCACACTTCGCCGCCAGGCTCAGAACTGACAGGCTCCCCTTCCGATGGCTCTTGGCATGGGTAGAGGCTCCGGCGAGGGTCTCGACGGTCCTGGCTCGGTGCTCGCGACGCCGCTCCAGGTGGTGCGGCCAATCGACGCTGGCAGGGCACTCGTCCGGCCCGCCGCGGGTCAACAGGGCAATGGTTTGGGCTCGATCAGCCCGACCGACTACGACGGGCCGTACACAGGCGGGTGCTCGCCGCCCAGATCGGTGTAGGCAACTCGTCGGATGGTTGAGACATCACCAACCCTCGGCAACTTGTCCCGCAGGGGAGTATGGTGGGCAGCAAGCCCATCGCGGGTTTTGGTTTCCTGGGCATTCACAGCCAAGAGAGGAGTGGACCATGCCACATAAGAGGACCCCCCGATATCGACTAGCCGCGGTTCTGATACTGACGCTCGTCATGTCGACGTTTGCGGGAGCGGCTGGCGCAGCAACCGACCAGTTCACCGACGACAACGGCAACGTCCACGAGAACAACATCAACTACATTGCCAGTATTGGTGTGACCCTTGGATGCAACGCCGCTCACACGCTCTACTGTCCAGCCAGCGATGTGACCCGGGCCCAGATGGCTTCGTTCCTGGTAAGAGCTTTTAACTTGCCGGCGACCACCACCGATTACTTCTCCGATGACAACGGCAACATCCATGAGGCCAACATCAACCGACTGAGGGCCTCAGGCATCACGGTTGGATGTGGGGTGGGTGGGACTGCCTACTGCCCAGATAGGAAAGTGACTCGCGCAGAAATGGCGACCTTCCTGGTGCGGGCACTCGACCTGAAGCCGTGGTCGGCCGACTATTTCGTCGACGTGCCCACCACCTATCTCAACCACGCAGCGAACATCAACGCTTTGGCCGGTCACGGTATCACTGTCGGTTGTAACGCCGATGGTACGAACTTTTGTCCTAACGCCTTCGTGAGACGCGATCAGATGGCGTCGTTCTTGGCCCGGGCACTGCAACTGGGGACCAAACGGGCACCGGTCGTAACCATCACCAGCCCAGCCCAGCTGGCAACGATCTATACCTCGTTCAGCGGGGGCGCTTATAAGGCAACGATCGCCTTCGCCTCGACGGTCACGGACGTCAACGGAGGGGTCCTCAGTGCGGCATGGAAGTCCAGTGAACCGGTAGCGGCCTGGACCACTGGCTTGGCCACGACGCTGGGATCCGGGTTCGGCCCGACGGCCACGCTCAGCATTCCGACCGGCCAGCAGTCAAGCCAGCCGACGATTCAGGAGAAGGCCACCGATTCCGACGGCCTGTTCGCGATGGACCAGATCCAGATCAAGTTGGTCATCCCGAGTCCGTAAGACCGCTCTGTGTTGCAGACAGCCCCCGACCGTCCGGCCGGGGGCTGTCTGGTTTTTGCCGTCCAATCAAGAGGAAAGGACGACTGGAGCTTGGCGGCTCTGCTCGGACGAGGTGGGAGCCCCGGTTACCCGCCGAAAGTCACGGAGAACGGCTGGGTTGGATACAAAACGCTTCGGCCGTCGGGCGTTAGTTCGGACCGGACCGGGATGGAAAGTTGGCGCATACCGCCCCGCGCCGACCACGCCAGTTTTGCCGCTCCCGATAGCGACAAGCCGCTGTCGAGCGCAAACGTGCCCGACACACTCTGAGCGAGAGAGGCGACCGAACCGGCCGAGCCGAGCGAACCGATCCGGGCATATACCGCGAACATCGCCACTCGCTCACGCTGCAGGCGGCTTAGCTCGTCGTCTCCGGCCACGGCGCGCCACTGCCCGTTGACGAATTCGTCCTGGGCCCGGTTTGTCACCCAGAAACTGGCCGCCGCACCAGCCAGCAGGTTGCATCCGGCCGGGACAATGATCTGTCCGTTGAGGCCTCTGGCGGTGTCCGAACAGATCTCGATACCTCCGAGACTGTCGACGATCCGGGGAAATCCGCTGTATCCGATAATGACGAAGTGAGCGATCTGCACCCCCGTGAAATCTTCCAGGGCGAGCGCAACGAGATCGGGTCCCCCCGCCACTCCCGGGCACCCGCGCAGGAGAAGGGAAAGCCGCATGGGCGTATCTGTGCACGGATTGTTGATGTACAGACTTCGGGGCACCGACACCAAGGTTTTCGAGCCTCCCGAATCGACGAGGAGAAAGATGGCGTCGGCGTTTCCGGCCGACGGGGTGCCATCAGAACCGATAAGTAGATAGCCAGTGAGCCCGATGGGCGGCGACGTTGGCGGGGCAGGAAGCCCCGGCGCAACAGTGGTAGGAGTGACAGCGGACCGAGCAGCGTCGATGAGCTCGGTTTCCAAGAGGTCGGTGCGGGGTATGGCCGGAGGGATCTCATTCGTGAAGTCGGTTGGTCCCTCGTCGAGGAACTGATCCGGTGAGGCAGGCAGCGCCGACAACGCATCGAGACGCTCCCGGGCCTCTCCTGGGTCAAAGGCGACCCGTTCGACATCGCGCCAGTCCGCCCAGAGTTGGTAGCCGAACCATCCCCCATAGGCGAGACCCGCTACGACCGTGATGATCCCGGCCACCGCCAGGACACGACGCACAGACCACGGGTGGCGAGCCGTACTGCGAAGCTGTGAGAGCGACTCGAGGTCGCGGTTTTCCGGTTCGCCGCTCATAGGGCCAGAGTACCGGTCAAACCGCGCAAATGTCGATTGCGGCGTTCAGGTCGAGCGTCGGTGTGGGGCAACCTGGCGGTCTCGCCAGCCGCCCGCCGGAGCCCGCGGAAGGGTTCGGCTGTCTGGAAAGCGGTCCGAGGGTGAGAGCATGGGAATGACATGGCCATGCGGGACGGAAGTGGCGGAAGGATCGCCGGGAGCCGCTTCTCTTAAACAAGGGTGCCGATGACCACCGTGGCTTCGAATTCGTGGGATATGGCGACGATGGGGTCGAGGCCGTTGCCGGCGAAGATGTCGGCGCTGTGCGACGCCTGCTCTCTGCTTGTCTCTACGAGCAGACATCCTCCCGGGGCGAGCCAGTCCGGCGCGGTGGCCGCTACGCGTCGTTGAACGTCGAGGCCGTCCATTCCGCCGTCAAGGGCCAGCCGGGCTTCATGGGTGCGCGCCTCATGGGGCATTCGCTCGATTTCTCCGGTGGGGACGTACGGGGTGTTTGCGACGAGAACATCGACGCGGCCCCGCAGGCCGGAGGGAAGGGGTACTGTCAGGTCGCCTTCGAATACTTGCCCTATCCCGCCGGCGAGATTGCGGCGAGCACATCGAACCGCCGCCGGATCGAGGTCGGTGGCGTACAACTCGATCGACTCCACCCTTACGGCCAGGGCGACCCCGACCGCGCCGGAACCGCAGCAGAGGTCGACGACGACGGCTCCCGGTCGGCAACGGGCCGCGGCCTCAGCCACCAGAAACTCCGTGCGATGGCGAGGAACGAACACGCCAGGATCGACGGCTATGCGCAGGCCGCAGAACTCCGCCCAGCCGAGGATGTGTTCCAGAGGAAGGCCACCGATTCGTTTGGTGACGTTGGCGTGGAGTTCGGCACGTGTTCGGGCGGCAGAGATGAGGAGATCCGCTTCTTCCTCTGCGAAGACGCATCCGGCCGTGCTGAGCATGGTGACGACGACAGAGCGGGGGAGGGCGGATCCGGAACCTGACATGTGAGCGCCTTTTGTGTGCATGGTAGGCGAGCGCCACGCCCGGGTGAAGCAACGATCAGGCGCCGATTTCTGGGGGTGGCACTTGGTCCTCGGGTCAGTTCTGCGCCTGAAGCTTGATCGATCCGGGCGGAGAAGTTCACGCTAGGCGCGAATTAGGTAGCTAATCGAGGGCTCTTCAACGTCTGTAGGGGACTAATGTCGCGGCAAGGTACTCAATGCGCTGGGAGGCGTCATGCCTTGGTTATTCACTGTCGTGCTCACCTCCGGCCCTGATAGGGACGGGTGTCAATTATGACGTGGCTTCGCAAGTTCGGATCTCTGCTCGTCGTGGCCGGTGTTGTTCTGATGGCCGTCGCTCCAGCAGTTTCGAGGGGAGACAGCAGCCCTCAGTCGGCCGACTCGGGTCAGGCCATCGGCGGTGCCAACACTGAGCCCAATCGGGAGGTTGCCGACGCTCAGGGTGACTTGAGGCAAGAAGCTGCGCCAGGCGTCTCTCGGGCTGTCCTACCGGATGAGAGGCCGACCTGTCCTGACGGCCAGATCCGGGTCGAAGACGGCAAACACAAGGGACAATGTGTGGCCGCACCAGGTACGTCCTCGCCGGTTGCTGAAAGCGCAGGGGAATCCCCGGTCGGGATTGCCGGGCAAACCGAGACCCCCGCCGGAGCCGAGCTTGCCATCGCGAGTCAGACGGCTCCCAAACTGGTCGTCGTCAGGATCGTGCTGAGATCCTGCGAGGTTCGCAACGGGATCTCCGAAACGAACGTGACGTTCTCTTTCCGCCATGACGGTGTCAACACGACCGGTAAGGTCGAGATGACGATCAACGGGCCGACTGGCGTGATCATCCTCAGTGAAAAGACCGAGATCGAACTTCCCGAAGGCACCTACACGTGGACGGCTCGCTCCATTGACCCGGGGTACGTATTGGACGGTCCGGCAGCTGGTGAGTTCACGACGCTCTCCTGCCAAACGGCTTCGACGACAACGTCAACCGCCCCACCAACGACCACAACGGTCCCGCCCACCACAACGTCGGTGACCGTCTCCCCGACGAGCATTACCTCCCCCTCGACTACCACGACCATTCCGACGTCCAGCACCAGTTCCTCATCAACCACCCGTCCGACCGGAACCACCACCACGATGCCGGTCGTTACCACCTCTTCGGTACCGTTTGAGCCTCCACCGGAATTGCCCTTCACAGGCCCTGATGACGTCTACTGGCCTTTGGCCCTATTGGGGGCGGCGCTGCTCACCGCCGGCATGGGCGCGCTGGCCGTGAGTCGGGCGCACGAAGAGAGAGTCATCAGCAGCCAGAGGTCTTGATGTTCCGAACCCCGGCCGGTCAGGTGGTCTTCGGAAGGATGAGTTCAAAAATGCTGAGATCGTTCTCGAACCGGTAAACGAGGTCGCCGTTCATCATTCGCGCAAGTTTCCGTGAGATGGAAAGTCCCAGCCCCAATGATCCGACAATGCCGGGTGCGTTGTGGGCTCGTTGGTATGGCTGGAAAATCCGCTCCCGATCTTCTTCGGGAATGGCCGCCCCGTTGTCGCAGACCATGATCCCGGTTTCGTCCCGGTCAAAGAGCTCGATGTGTAAGGTGTCACCGCCATACCGGAGGGCGTTGGTAACGAGATTTCGAACGATCTGACGGATCCGGTCGGGGTCACCGATGGCTCGAACATCGTTGGCTTCGAATTGACCGATGCGAGCCAACTGGTCGCGGTTGAACGCTTCGAGCACCTGGACCGTCTGGGCTCGAAGATTAACTGGAACTCGGGCGACGTTGAGCGTTCCGATATCGGCTTTGGCGGCCACGAGGAGGTCGTTGACGATATTCGTTACGTCAGAACCCTGGGCAACGAGTAGCTCGAGAAACTCCCGGCGGTCGGTCTCGCTGAGTGTGTGGCCGGCATCGCGCAGGATTTCGCCGAATCCCACTACGGCCGTCAACGGTGTCCGCAATTCATGGCTGATACTGGCCAGAAATTCGTCCTTGGCCCGGATGAGCTGCTCGCGACTCTCCCTGGCAGCCTCACGCTCCCAGAAGGCGCCAATCATGGCGGCCGCGGTCGTCAGTAAGGATACGTCCTCATCGGTCCATTCCCTGACGATGGTCGACTCCGAGAATCCAATGAGACCCTCCCACTTTCCATCGACGAAAATCGGAATGTTGAGCTCCGACATGACCGGATTCGGGTCGGCCGCGTAGTGCTCTCTTTCAATGCCAACCAGCTCGTCGGGTACGACTACGAACGGCTGACCCGCTTCGAGTTTGGCCCGCGATATGGGCATTTTCTCCCAAGGGACCAGGTCCCAATAGGCGTTCCGCAGCTGGCTTCTTGGAGCACCGTCCTTTTCGATCTCCGCCACAGTCTTGGAACAGAGGCCGAGCTCGGGATCGATATGGTTTCTCTCGACCAATACGTAGCTCGCCTGGGTGGCGGTCAACAGAGCCTTGACGGCCTCGTCGAGTCGTTGCTCGCCGGTGTTACCAAGAAGGGTTTGAGCGCACTCGGCCAGGGCAGCCTGATAGCGCAGTCTTCGGTCCTGAACGTCTGCCTGTCTTTCTATGCTCGCTCTGGACCGGCGGTTTTGGACCGTCCCGCCGATGACATGGGCGATCGACCGCAGAAAGTCGCCTTCTTCCAGTGTGAATTGTCTCAGCTGGTGTGTGTGCACGCCCATGACTCCATAGGGGCGGTTCAGGTCTGGGATCACCACGCTGATCCCGCTTTTGATCTGGTGGTCGGCGAATCGGGCGGGATGGGTGAACCGCTGATCCGAGGCCAGGTCACCAACGATGACCGGGTTGCCGGCAGCGAGCGTGTACCCGGCCAGCGAGTCCGGCTGACACGACACATCGGTGGCTCCGATTTCGATCGAGTCACCCCACCCGTGCGCGGCTGCTACAACGAGCCGCGCCCCGTGAGCGGGCTGGTGAAGGATCATGGCATATTCCACGTTCAGGGCTTCGCAAGCGAGCATAACGGCCAGGTCGAGGACGTTCTCCATGGCCATGCCACCCAGAGCGGCCTGGCCAAGTTCGGCTACCGCCGCCTGAGGAGACAGCCCGGCGTTTGGGCCGCCTGGCACGTGCGGCCCTTTGGCAGCAGGATTGCGCACGGTTGTCCTGTCCATTGTCTGTCAATCCCCCGGGAGGTTCTTAAGGAATCGACCGATTCGAAGCCCTACTTGAGAGCCTTGGTTGGATGAGACTGTTGCGGTGGCTTGGACAAACTACGACAGATCAGGCCATGTGGGAGGTCAGACCCGCTAGGTCGGGTACTCGTAGAAGCCTCTCCCGGTTTTGCGTCCGAGCATGCCGGCTTCGACCATCCGGACCAACAACGGGGGCGGGGCATAGTGGGGAAGCTTGTACTCCTCGAACAAGACATCGGCGACGAGCTTCATGGTGTCGAGTCCGATGAAGTCGGCAAGTTCCAGTGGTCCCATCGGGTGATTGGCACCCAACTTCATACCGTTGTCGATGTCCTCGGCCGTAGCGTGGCCGGCCTCATACATGCGCATTGCCTCGGTCATGTATGGGACCAGGAGCAGGTTGACCACAAAACCAGCCCGGTCTTTGGCCTTGACCACCGTCTTTGAGAGGGTTTCGGTCGCAAATTCCTCAGCGATCGCGGCCACTTCAGGATCAGTGACGACGGTCGTGATCAACTCCATCAAGGCCATGACGGGAACCGGGTTGAAGAAGTGCATGCCGATCACGTGATCCGGGCGGTTGGTACAGGTGGCCAGCCTGGTGATCGGAAGTGACGACGTGTTCGAAGCAAAGATGGCTTCTCCCGACGTCACGATGTTGTCGAGCGCCTTGAAGATCTCAACCTTCAGAGGTTCGTGCTCCACGACCGCCTCGATGACCAGCTGGCGGTCGGCCATCGCTTCGAGGTCCGTCGTGAACCGAACGCGACCAATGGCGGCGTCCCGGTCCTCCTCGGGCAGCTTCCCTTTGGTCACGGCGCGTTCAAGGCTTCGTCTGAGTCGGGATTCCCCGAGGCTCGCCGCTTCCTTGTTGATCTCCCTGACGATGACGTCTACCCCGGCTGTGGCACACACCTCGGCGATACCGGCGCCCATTTGTCCGCCGCCGACGATTCCAACCCGCTCAATGGTCATCAACACCAATCCCTTCGGTTCGGTTCAGTGTGGCACGTTCAAGCGACGGCAGACCGGTGTAAAAGTACTGGAATGTCGGTTGAGGACTGAGAGGACCGACCACGCCGCAGGTATCTCGAAAGGGTTCGCTGGTGAAGGTCTAGCCTCGGAATGCGAGGAAATCTTCGTATGAGCGGATGTAGTCGTCATTGTCGTAGGGCAATGAGGCATATACGGCCAGGATCCCGTCGGCGGAAAACTTGTATTGAACCCCCCAGATACCGGCGGGTAAGAAGAGTCCGAGGTTGGGATGGTCGAGTCGGATTTCGGTCGAATTGACGCCGTCGTCGATCACAACGGAGAGGGAACCGCGCACGGCGATCAAGAACTGGTCGCATTCGCGGTGGGCGTGCTCGCCGCGCACTTCGGCGTTGGCCACGTCGGACACGAAGAATTGGCGTCGAGGGACGAACGGGAGATCGCCTTCGAATTCGATTGGAGTGAGCGCTCCCCGCAGATCGGTGATCCGGACGAGTGGCCAGAGTGCACACCCATCCACCCCAAGTTCGACCTTGTTCGAAGAGGCAGGCTTGTCGTTGCGGCCACGGGGAAGCGCATCGACGTATCCGATGATGACACCCGGGTTCCCTCGCAGTACCGCCTTGGATGGGACGTCGACGCTCACTACCGAGCCTGCCTCGACCCTTGCACCACGACCAACGGTTACGCCGGCTGTGATGATTACACCCACCCCAATACTGCAGCCATCCATGAGAACTGTCGGGGTTTCAGGCGAGGAGGCGACGATCGCCCCGACACCGATGGACACCTTGTCGCCAATGTGCGTCGACGGGTCGACGTGGGCGGAGGGGGCGATGATAGGCTCAGTCATTAGGAGATTCCTTGGAGGGTTGGGAGTCCCATATCGAAGCGACAATGGATAGAGGACGCTGTCGGGTGTTCTCGAATGTCCGCCAAAGGTACATGCCGAGAATGCCCTGGGAAAAGAGCATCACACTGAAGAGGAACAGAGTGGCGATGATCAGCGTCGTATATCCGGGTACGTCGATCAGCCCGGCGATCTGAGCTCCGAGCGTGACCCCGCTCAGGAGGATCGAGAACACGAGGCCGGCCAGGCCGACCCATGTGAGGGCCACGATCGGTAGATCAGAGAACGAGAAGATACTGTCGGCCATGTAGCGGAGTTTCTTCTTCAGCGTCCATGCCGATGTCCCGATTTCACGTTCGCGGCGTTCGTAGTCGATGAAGGCCCTTCGGAACCCCACCCAGAAGAGCTGCGCAACGAGCGAAGAGGCGTTCTCGTGTAGTCCGAGAATCGCCTGTTTGACGGTGGCGTTGCATGCGAAGATGTCGACGCCGCCGACCGGCATATCGGGAATGACAAAGCGCCTATACATCTTCCAAAAGAGGCCGGCGGAGGCTTTTGAGGCTCCAGGGTCGGTTCGGCCCATGCGGCGGCCAAATGCGATGTCTGCCGTATCGTTCCTGAGTTCGTCGATGAGGCTGACAACCAGTTCGGGCGGCTCCTGAAGGTCGGCTGACATAACCGCCAACAGTGACCCCTCGGCGAGGGCCATCCCGGTTCGTACGGCTGCGAATGACCCGAAATTCCGGGAGTGACTGGCGAGGGTCCAGTGAAACTCTTCAGCCGGGAGGCGGGAACGAAGTTCGTCGAGCGAATTGTCGGGGGATCCGTCGACCACAAAGACCACGTCAAGCCCGGGTATCTCGGAGTTGAGAGCTCGGACCGCCTCGATCAAGGCAGGAATGCCTTCCTCATTCAGGTAGACGGGGATGATCAGGGAAGTGGTGGTCGGGGTCATTGGCCGGTCGCCAGGGCGCTTTCCACTCGGGAGATTTCGTCTTCGGTCATGCCCGGAAAGCAGGGAATAGTCAGGATACGCTCCTGGAGAGAACGGCTCATCGTCAGATCCTCAACCCGCGTTGGCAGTCCCTGTTGGCTGG
Coding sequences within:
- a CDS encoding WxcM-like domain-containing protein, with the translated sequence MTEPIIAPSAHVDPSTHIGDKVSIGVGAIVASSPETPTVLMDGCSIGVGVIITAGVTVGRGARVEAGSVVSVDVPSKAVLRGNPGVIIGYVDALPRGRNDKPASSNKVELGVDGCALWPLVRITDLRGALTPIEFEGDLPFVPRRQFFVSDVANAEVRGEHAHRECDQFLIAVRGSLSVVIDDGVNSTEIRLDHPNLGLFLPAGIWGVQYKFSADGILAVYASLPYDNDDYIRSYEDFLAFRG
- a CDS encoding 3-hydroxybutyryl-CoA dehydrogenase, with the translated sequence MLMTIERVGIVGGGQMGAGIAEVCATAGVDVIVREINKEAASLGESRLRRSLERAVTKGKLPEEDRDAAIGRVRFTTDLEAMADRQLVIEAVVEHEPLKVEIFKALDNIVTSGEAIFASNTSSLPITRLATCTNRPDHVIGMHFFNPVPVMALMELITTVVTDPEVAAIAEEFATETLSKTVVKAKDRAGFVVNLLLVPYMTEAMRMYEAGHATAEDIDNGMKLGANHPMGPLELADFIGLDTMKLVADVLFEEYKLPHYAPPPLLVRMVEAGMLGRKTGRGFYEYPT
- a CDS encoding LCP family protein, encoding MSGEPENRDLESLSQLRSTARHPWSVRRVLAVAGIITVVAGLAYGGWFGYQLWADWRDVERVAFDPGEARERLDALSALPASPDQFLDEGPTDFTNEIPPAIPRTDLLETELIDAARSAVTPTTVAPGLPAPPTSPPIGLTGYLLIGSDGTPSAGNADAIFLLVDSGGSKTLVSVPRSLYINNPCTDTPMRLSLLLRGCPGVAGGPDLVALALEDFTGVQIAHFVIIGYSGFPRIVDSLGGIEICSDTARGLNGQIIVPAGCNLLAGAAASFWVTNRAQDEFVNGQWRAVAGDDELSRLQRERVAMFAVYARIGSLGSAGSVASLAQSVSGTFALDSGLSLSGAAKLAWSARGGMRQLSIPVRSELTPDGRSVLYPTQPFSVTFGG
- a CDS encoding glycosyltransferase; translated protein: MTPTTTSLIIPVYLNEEGIPALIEAVRALNSEIPGLDVVFVVDGSPDNSLDELRSRLPAEEFHWTLASHSRNFGSFAAVRTGMALAEGSLLAVMSADLQEPPELVVSLIDELRNDTADIAFGRRMGRTDPGASKASAGLFWKMYRRFVIPDMPVGGVDIFACNATVKQAILGLHENASSLVAQLFWVGFRRAFIDYERREREIGTSAWTLKKKLRYMADSIFSFSDLPIVALTWVGLAGLVFSILLSGVTLGAQIAGLIDVPGYTTLIIATLFLFSVMLFSQGILGMYLWRTFENTRQRPLSIVASIWDSQPSKESPND
- a CDS encoding PKD domain-containing protein; this translates as MRKAVPSAVLVLALVVIPLTASAQSTTTEPYSGGTVTETTISPQIEVAVAGLTVTFTAAGAGSACAWVFGDNSTGTGNPVTHTYAAEGDYRVTATCGALVLALTVQLAPELVNTGFDVLPAALAALGLILIGGVVLRSNRRSKKAN
- a CDS encoding putative protein N(5)-glutamine methyltransferase, producing the protein MSGSGSALPRSVVVTMLSTAGCVFAEEEADLLISAARTRAELHANVTKRIGGLPLEHILGWAEFCGLRIAVDPGVFVPRHRTEFLVAEAAARCRPGAVVVDLCCGSGAVGVALAVRVESIELYATDLDPAAVRCARRNLAGGIGQVFEGDLTVPLPSGLRGRVDVLVANTPYVPTGEIERMPHEARTHEARLALDGGMDGLDVQRRVAATAPDWLAPGGCLLVETSREQASHSADIFAGNGLDPIVAISHEFEATVVIGTLV
- a CDS encoding protein phosphatase 2C domain-containing protein gives rise to the protein MSTRIAALWGSDHTELGEITVTDMRPSGAIAISRGKFRKGYPYLDPNEDAVLVATDGTSWLLAVADGHNGFDAARAAMTAVQTSATATLAGTEPEAAIALAITAAHAAIVEAAVNVDAERASSATTLVVAMVTADRVTVASFGDSMVMVIRDRKLRAVNRRSPFLDASTDPTDVQITQFMLRPGDMLLATTDGLTDFLVSPQVLARALSKSDPPGVVARQAVELAFAGGAGDNVAVAVFVASDGPNA
- a CDS encoding GAF domain-containing sensor histidine kinase; the protein is MDRTTVRNPAAKGPHVPGGPNAGLSPQAAVAELGQAALGGMAMENVLDLAVMLACEALNVEYAMILHQPAHGARLVVAAAHGWGDSIEIGATDVSCQPDSLAGYTLAAGNPVIVGDLASDQRFTHPARFADHQIKSGISVVIPDLNRPYGVMGVHTHQLRQFTLEEGDFLRSIAHVIGGTVQNRRSRASIERQADVQDRRLRYQAALAECAQTLLGNTGEQRLDEAVKALLTATQASYVLVERNHIDPELGLCSKTVAEIEKDGAPRSQLRNAYWDLVPWEKMPISRAKLEAGQPFVVVPDELVGIEREHYAADPNPVMSELNIPIFVDGKWEGLIGFSESTIVREWTDEDVSLLTTAAAMIGAFWEREAARESREQLIRAKDEFLASISHELRTPLTAVVGFGEILRDAGHTLSETDRREFLELLVAQGSDVTNIVNDLLVAAKADIGTLNVARVPVNLRAQTVQVLEAFNRDQLARIGQFEANDVRAIGDPDRIRQIVRNLVTNALRYGGDTLHIELFDRDETGIMVCDNGAAIPEEDRERIFQPYQRAHNAPGIVGSLGLGLSISRKLARMMNGDLVYRFENDLSIFELILPKTT